The Iamia majanohamensis genome window below encodes:
- a CDS encoding error-prone DNA polymerase has translation MGFNNPSQPWSQIERTLSGRAPTTVHRGVPADGGDSPAWSAHRGTYEPPRDLADRHRRRPRVGPAYAELHCRSNFSFLEGASHPEELVEEAARLGLEALALTDRDGFYGVVRQSEAAAAVGVPSVFGADVGLVDQPGPGEAPGRVVVLARGPSGYAHLARAVSQGQMAGEKGAPRLTLGGLAEVGGRGTAGEGDWVLLTGGAEGIVPAALVDHGPAVARRHLEHLAATFGPEHLRVEIWDHGDPVDAARNDALVDIALRTGVEVVATNDVRYATPARRRLASALAAVRERRGLDDHDPWVPAGGGAHLRSAAEQARRFSRFPGAVEGAVALGRELAFDLRLVAPELPPFPCPPDEHGRPRTEMAHLRALVEEGATRRYGPRPHHGLRTRAWDQIDHELDLIEALGFPGYFLVVWDIVRFCRERDIYCQGRGSAANSAVCFALGITAADAVALGLLFERFLSPERDGPPDIDIDIESNRREEVIQYVYERHGRLHAAQVANVICYRGRSAVRDMARALGYAPGQQDAWAKQVDRWAGLEPTGSGQVRGPGGTPAEVDIPEPVLALAREVAEAPRHLGIHSGGMVICDRPVIEVCPVEWARMADRSVLQWDKDDCAAAGLVKFDLLGLGMLSALHLALDAVHAWSGRRLDMAELPQDPEVYAMLCRADSIGIFQVESRAQMATLPRLRPRRFYDLVVEVALIRPGPIQGGSVHPYIRRRNGQEEVTYPHPLCEAALAKTLGIPLFQEQLMQLAIDVAGFTPAESDQLRQAMGSKRSQRRMETLHQRFRRGATARGVSDEVTEQLWEKLAAFASYGFPESHSVSFAYLVYASSWLKRYEPAAFCVGLLNAQPMGFYSPHSLVRDARRHGVPVRSPDVNASEAGAALEVDAVDPAGPRAHPGAAPEQWGVGGPAVRLGIGSVRGIGDELAQAIAAGRPYADAEDLARRSGATLPALEALATAGALDCFGPARRSALWSVGAVAQSRPDRLAGVVTGAEAPHLPGMSPAEEASADLWATGISADGHPTRFVRAELDRLGVVTATGLATHPAPDPDRPPKVLVAGVVTHRQRPATAGGTIFVNLEDETGLVNVVVSKGCWARHRRVASSAPALLVRGRLERAEGVVNVLAEQMWALDLDAPSRSRDFR, from the coding sequence GTGGGCTTCAACAACCCCTCCCAGCCCTGGTCCCAGATCGAGCGCACCCTCTCCGGTCGCGCCCCCACCACCGTCCACCGGGGCGTGCCCGCCGACGGGGGCGACAGCCCGGCGTGGTCGGCCCACCGCGGCACCTACGAACCGCCGCGGGACCTGGCCGACCGGCACCGGCGCCGACCCCGGGTCGGCCCGGCCTACGCCGAGCTCCACTGCCGGTCCAACTTCAGCTTCCTGGAGGGCGCCTCCCACCCCGAGGAGCTGGTCGAGGAGGCCGCCCGCCTGGGCCTGGAGGCCCTCGCCCTCACCGACCGGGACGGCTTCTACGGGGTCGTCCGCCAGTCCGAGGCGGCCGCCGCGGTGGGCGTGCCCAGCGTCTTCGGGGCCGACGTCGGCCTGGTCGACCAGCCCGGTCCGGGGGAGGCCCCCGGCCGGGTCGTGGTGCTCGCCCGGGGCCCCTCGGGCTACGCCCACCTGGCCCGGGCGGTCAGCCAGGGCCAGATGGCGGGGGAGAAGGGCGCCCCCCGCCTGACCCTGGGCGGGCTGGCCGAGGTCGGCGGCCGGGGCACGGCGGGGGAGGGGGACTGGGTCCTGCTCACCGGCGGCGCCGAGGGGATCGTCCCCGCCGCGCTGGTGGACCACGGCCCCGCGGTGGCCCGGCGCCACCTGGAGCACCTGGCCGCCACCTTCGGCCCCGAGCACCTCCGCGTCGAGATCTGGGACCACGGCGACCCCGTCGACGCAGCCCGCAACGACGCCCTCGTCGACATCGCCCTGCGCACGGGGGTGGAGGTGGTGGCCACCAACGACGTCCGCTACGCCACCCCCGCCCGTCGTCGCCTGGCCTCGGCCCTCGCCGCCGTCCGCGAGCGCCGGGGCCTCGACGACCACGACCCCTGGGTCCCTGCCGGCGGGGGAGCGCACCTCCGCTCCGCGGCCGAGCAGGCCCGACGCTTCAGCCGGTTCCCGGGGGCGGTCGAGGGCGCGGTGGCCCTGGGCCGGGAGCTGGCCTTCGACCTGCGCCTGGTGGCCCCCGAGCTGCCGCCCTTCCCCTGCCCGCCCGACGAGCACGGCCGCCCCCGCACCGAGATGGCGCACCTGCGGGCCCTGGTCGAGGAGGGCGCCACCCGGCGCTACGGCCCCCGCCCCCACCACGGCCTGCGCACCCGGGCGTGGGACCAGATCGACCACGAGCTCGACCTCATCGAGGCCCTCGGCTTCCCCGGCTACTTCCTCGTCGTCTGGGACATCGTGCGCTTCTGCCGCGAGCGGGACATCTACTGCCAGGGCCGGGGCTCGGCGGCCAACTCGGCGGTGTGCTTCGCCCTCGGCATCACCGCGGCCGACGCCGTGGCCCTGGGCCTGCTCTTCGAGCGCTTCCTCTCCCCCGAGCGCGACGGCCCCCCCGACATCGACATCGACATCGAGTCGAACCGCCGCGAGGAGGTCATCCAGTACGTCTACGAGCGCCACGGCCGCCTCCACGCCGCCCAGGTCGCCAACGTCATCTGCTACCGGGGGCGCTCCGCCGTCCGCGACATGGCCCGGGCCCTCGGCTACGCCCCCGGCCAGCAGGACGCCTGGGCCAAGCAGGTCGACCGGTGGGCCGGCCTCGAGCCCACCGGCTCGGGCCAGGTGCGGGGCCCGGGGGGGACCCCGGCCGAGGTCGACATCCCCGAGCCGGTGCTGGCCCTGGCCCGGGAGGTGGCCGAGGCCCCCCGCCACCTGGGCATCCACTCGGGGGGGATGGTGATCTGCGACCGGCCCGTCATCGAGGTCTGCCCCGTCGAGTGGGCCCGCATGGCCGACCGCAGCGTGCTGCAGTGGGACAAGGACGACTGCGCGGCGGCGGGCCTGGTGAAGTTCGACCTCCTCGGCCTGGGCATGCTCTCGGCCCTCCACCTGGCCCTCGACGCCGTCCACGCCTGGTCCGGGCGCCGGCTCGACATGGCCGAGCTGCCCCAGGACCCGGAGGTCTACGCCATGCTCTGTCGGGCCGATTCGATCGGGATCTTCCAGGTCGAGTCCCGGGCCCAGATGGCCACCCTGCCCCGCCTCCGACCCCGCCGGTTCTACGACCTGGTGGTCGAGGTGGCCCTGATCCGCCCCGGGCCCATCCAGGGCGGCTCGGTCCACCCCTACATCCGGCGCCGCAACGGCCAGGAGGAGGTCACCTACCCCCACCCGCTGTGCGAGGCGGCGCTGGCCAAGACCCTCGGCATCCCGCTCTTCCAGGAGCAGCTCATGCAGCTGGCCATCGACGTGGCCGGGTTCACCCCGGCCGAGTCCGACCAGCTCCGCCAGGCCATGGGGTCCAAGCGCAGCCAGCGCCGCATGGAGACCCTCCACCAGCGGTTCCGGCGGGGGGCCACGGCCCGGGGGGTGTCCGACGAGGTGACCGAGCAGCTGTGGGAGAAGCTGGCCGCCTTCGCCAGCTACGGCTTCCCCGAGAGCCACTCGGTCAGCTTCGCCTACCTCGTCTACGCCTCCTCCTGGCTCAAGCGCTACGAGCCCGCGGCGTTCTGCGTCGGGCTCCTGAACGCCCAGCCCATGGGCTTCTACTCGCCCCACTCCCTCGTGCGCGACGCCCGCCGCCACGGCGTCCCGGTGCGCAGCCCCGACGTCAACGCGTCCGAGGCGGGTGCCGCCCTCGAGGTCGACGCCGTCGACCCGGCCGGTCCCCGGGCCCACCCCGGGGCCGCCCCCGAGCAGTGGGGGGTGGGCGGCCCGGCCGTGCGCCTCGGCATCGGGTCGGTCCGGGGCATCGGCGACGAGCTGGCCCAGGCCATCGCCGCCGGCCGGCCCTACGCCGACGCCGAGGACCTGGCCCGCCGCTCCGGCGCCACCCTCCCCGCCCTGGAGGCGCTGGCCACGGCGGGGGCCCTGGACTGCTTCGGCCCGGCGCGCCGCTCCGCCCTCTGGTCGGTGGGGGCGGTGGCCCAGTCCCGCCCCGACCGGCTGGCCGGGGTGGTCACCGGGGCCGAGGCCCCCCACCTGCCGGGGATGAGCCCGGCCGAGGAGGCCTCCGCCGACCTGTGGGCCACCGGCATCAGCGCGGATGGCCACCCCACCCGCTTCGTGCGCGCCGAGCTCGACCGCCTGGGCGTGGTCACCGCCACCGGCCTGGCCACCCACCCCGCCCCCGACCCCGACCGGCCGCCGAAGGTCCTGGTCGCCGGGGTGGTGACCCACCGCCAGCGCCCGGCCACCGCGGGCGGCACCATCTTCGTGAACCTCGAGGACGAGACCGGCCTGGTCAACGTGGTCGTGTCCAAGGGGTGCTGGGCCCGGCACCGGCGGGTGGCCTCCTCGGCCCCCGCCCTCCTGGTGCGGGGTCGCCTGGAGCGGGCCGAGGGCGTGGTGAACGTCCTGGCCGAGCAGATGTGGGCCCTGGACCTCGACGCGCCCTCCCGCAGCCGCGACTTCCGCTAA
- a CDS encoding Gfo/Idh/MocA family protein: MATAPAPIRIAVVGLGIGRLHVISCAELKDRYRVVAVCDVDEARAREVAGWLRDVRACTDLEEVLAADDVDVVDLCTPPAQHREQVERCLRAGKDVICEKPLVGSLREVDELAALAEETGRSVMPIHQYRFGRGVQRLRALVDAGLTGRPYVANVDVAWRRGADYYAAPWRGRWETELGGTLVSHAVHALDMALFILGPPVGVWARVATLVNDVEVEDCAAVTLRFGDGSLATLSATVGSAVEISRHRFTFEHLTAESGTEPYANGKEPWEITVPDDDHRAVVDAHVATLPAQHEDYVGQLDRYAEAHATGGPLPVTLDDARTALEVVTAMYVSAREDREVLLPLAPDDPALGGWRP; encoded by the coding sequence ATGGCCACGGCTCCCGCCCCCATCCGCATCGCCGTGGTGGGCCTCGGCATCGGCCGCCTCCACGTCATCTCCTGCGCCGAGCTGAAGGACCGCTACCGGGTCGTCGCCGTCTGCGACGTCGACGAGGCCCGGGCCCGGGAGGTGGCGGGCTGGCTGCGGGACGTGCGGGCCTGCACCGACCTCGAGGAGGTCCTCGCCGCCGACGACGTGGACGTGGTCGACCTGTGCACGCCGCCGGCCCAGCACCGAGAACAGGTGGAGAGGTGCCTGCGAGCGGGCAAGGACGTCATCTGCGAGAAGCCCCTCGTCGGCTCGCTGCGCGAGGTCGACGAGCTGGCCGCCCTGGCCGAGGAGACGGGCCGCTCGGTGATGCCCATCCACCAGTACCGCTTCGGGCGCGGGGTCCAGAGGCTCCGGGCCCTGGTCGACGCCGGGCTGACGGGCCGGCCCTACGTGGCCAACGTCGACGTCGCCTGGCGGCGGGGTGCGGACTACTACGCCGCACCGTGGCGGGGACGCTGGGAGACCGAGCTGGGCGGGACGCTGGTCTCCCACGCCGTCCACGCCCTCGACATGGCGCTGTTCATCCTCGGACCGCCGGTCGGTGTGTGGGCCCGGGTCGCCACGCTGGTCAACGACGTCGAGGTCGAGGACTGCGCCGCGGTCACCCTCCGCTTCGGCGACGGCTCGCTCGCCACCCTCTCGGCCACCGTCGGCTCGGCGGTCGAGATCTCCCGGCACCGCTTCACCTTCGAGCACCTCACGGCCGAGTCGGGCACCGAGCCCTACGCCAACGGCAAGGAGCCCTGGGAGATCACCGTGCCCGACGACGACCATCGGGCCGTCGTCGACGCCCACGTCGCGACCCTGCCCGCGCAGCACGAGGACTACGTGGGCCAGCTGGACCGCTACGCCGAGGCTCACGCCACGGGGGGGCCGCTGCCTGTCACGCTGGACGACGCCCGCACCGCTCTGGAGGTGGTCACCGCCATGTACGTCTCCGCCCGCGAGGACCGCGAGGTGCTGCTGCCCCTCGCCCCCGACGACCCCGCCCTCGGGGGGTGGCGCCCGTGA
- a CDS encoding sensor domain-containing protein has protein sequence MHRPRIAACAVAAALVLALAACGGDDDSGTTTTSTSTLPDAPSTAGTDDGATTTAGDDDGGPTTTAAPTTSPNLPPSDSPLVDQLLDPAAVGEGFAPDDTLGDGTFDGDLCEDVTIEPSWDDQAGQGLSRAEEGGDLTAFTQAVLDFPDDAAAEAFVAEVREGQTTCLGGEATDVDAGDEAFLISVSDEEGSAAAAVVRIGPRVTSLTALGPTDPGPLDEELVQAAAAAIGG, from the coding sequence GTGCACCGACCCCGCATCGCCGCCTGCGCCGTGGCCGCGGCCCTCGTCCTGGCCCTGGCGGCCTGCGGGGGCGACGACGACAGCGGCACGACCACCACGAGCACCTCCACCCTCCCGGACGCCCCCTCCACCGCCGGGACCGACGACGGGGCGACCACGACCGCCGGGGACGACGACGGAGGGCCCACCACCACGGCCGCCCCCACCACCAGCCCCAACCTCCCGCCGAGCGACAGCCCCCTGGTCGACCAGCTCCTCGACCCCGCCGCGGTCGGGGAGGGCTTCGCCCCCGACGACACCCTGGGCGACGGCACCTTCGACGGCGACCTCTGCGAGGACGTGACCATCGAGCCCTCCTGGGACGACCAGGCCGGCCAGGGGCTCTCCCGAGCCGAGGAGGGCGGCGACCTGACCGCCTTCACCCAGGCCGTGCTGGACTTCCCCGACGACGCCGCGGCCGAGGCGTTCGTCGCTGAGGTGCGCGAGGGCCAGACCACCTGCCTGGGCGGGGAGGCGACCGACGTCGACGCCGGCGACGAGGCCTTCCTCATCTCGGTGAGCGACGAGGAGGGCTCGGCCGCTGCCGCCGTGGTCCGGATCGGGCCCCGGGTCACGTCCCTCACCGCCCTGGGCCCGACCGACCCGGGCCCGCTCGACGAGGAGCTGGTGCAGGCGGCCGCCGCGGCCATCGGTGGCTGA
- a CDS encoding PmoA family protein encodes MTPPTPAEEVTVEEGDGRVTVAGSWTYEWGASRRPFLHPVTTPAGHLLSRDAPDDHPWHHGLWFCIKFVDGDNFWEEMAPYGVIRHQGPPTVERIAGGPVAVRGELHWIRPDRETVALVEQRSFTHVPLGPDAYAIDLDTVLTPSAPCRLDRTPFTTWGGYGGLTLRGPADWTDTTLLLDDGSTHERVHGTSSTWCDLTGTPPGAGPDVAAGIALLDHPGNRRHPVPFYGSTRAETYGDEGWSNFFNAAFLWHDGMDLAAGEELRVRHRVIVHDGDWGRDRLAAAWADLLEGA; translated from the coding sequence GTGACGCCGCCGACGCCCGCCGAAGAGGTGACCGTCGAGGAGGGCGACGGTCGGGTCACCGTCGCCGGCTCCTGGACCTACGAGTGGGGGGCGAGCCGCCGGCCCTTCCTGCACCCGGTCACCACCCCGGCCGGCCACCTGCTGAGCCGCGACGCCCCCGACGACCACCCCTGGCACCACGGGCTGTGGTTCTGCATCAAGTTCGTGGACGGCGACAACTTCTGGGAGGAGATGGCGCCCTACGGCGTCATCCGCCACCAGGGCCCGCCGACCGTCGAGCGCATCGCCGGCGGGCCGGTGGCAGTGCGGGGCGAGCTCCACTGGATCCGCCCCGACCGGGAGACCGTCGCCCTGGTGGAGCAGCGCTCGTTCACCCACGTACCGCTCGGCCCCGACGCCTACGCCATCGACCTCGACACGGTGCTGACCCCGTCGGCGCCCTGTCGGCTCGACCGCACCCCGTTCACGACCTGGGGCGGCTACGGCGGCCTCACCCTCCGCGGCCCGGCGGACTGGACCGACACCACCCTGCTGCTCGACGACGGCTCCACCCACGAGCGGGTCCACGGGACCTCCTCGACGTGGTGCGACCTCACGGGGACCCCGCCCGGCGCCGGGCCCGACGTGGCCGCAGGCATCGCCCTGCTGGACCACCCGGGCAACCGGCGCCACCCGGTGCCCTTCTACGGCAGCACCCGCGCCGAGACCTACGGCGACGAGGGCTGGTCGAACTTCTTCAACGCCGCCTTCCTCTGGCACGACGGGATGGACCTGGCCGCCGGCGAGGAGCTGCGCGTCCGCCACCGGGTGATCGTCCACGACGGGGACTGGGGCCGCGACCGCCTCGCCGCGGCCTGGGCCGACCTGCTCGAGGGCGCCTGA
- a CDS encoding TrmH family RNA methyltransferase, giving the protein MADPVSPAEAEEPVGVGPHPLPWPDEARLDPVLLAEGDRRNVVDRFRYWRVDAIVEELDRHRHPFHVAVENWRHDPNIGSVVRTANAFLAAEVHIVGRRRWNRRGAMVTDRYQHVRHHADLDALGAWATGAGLPVVGVDNLPGARPLEDGGLPAECVLLFGQEGPGLSPAARDLAGDVRSIAQFGSTRSINAAVAAGIAMHAWVREHARP; this is encoded by the coding sequence GTGGCTGACCCGGTCTCCCCGGCCGAGGCCGAGGAGCCCGTCGGCGTCGGCCCCCACCCCCTGCCCTGGCCCGACGAGGCCCGCCTCGACCCCGTCCTCCTGGCCGAGGGCGACCGGCGCAACGTGGTCGACCGCTTCCGCTACTGGCGCGTCGACGCCATCGTCGAGGAGCTCGACCGCCACCGGCACCCGTTCCACGTGGCCGTGGAGAACTGGCGCCACGACCCCAACATCGGCTCGGTGGTGCGGACGGCGAACGCGTTCCTCGCCGCCGAGGTGCACATCGTGGGCCGGCGGCGGTGGAACCGACGGGGCGCCATGGTGACCGACCGCTACCAGCACGTCCGCCACCACGCCGACCTCGACGCCCTCGGGGCGTGGGCGACCGGCGCCGGGCTGCCGGTGGTGGGCGTCGACAACCTGCCCGGCGCCCGCCCCCTCGAGGACGGCGGCCTGCCGGCCGAGTGCGTGCTGCTGTTCGGCCAGGAGGGCCCGGGCCTCTCGCCGGCGGCGCGGGACCTGGCCGGCGACGTGCGCTCCATCGCCCAGTTCGGGTCGACCCGCTCGATCAACGCCGCGGTGGCGGCCGGGATCGCCATGCACGCCTGGGTCCGGGAGCACGCCCGGCCCTGA